From one Anopheles bellator chromosome 1, idAnoBellAS_SP24_06.2, whole genome shotgun sequence genomic stretch:
- the LOC131205565 gene encoding SRSF protein kinase 3: protein MNTKSDTNRHVLTIQAKKKRHKTGKRKGKQTTAAAAAAAAAAKTAAAAAAQNTGHNNYHSTTASSGGGAFVGAGVQRQPPGANNAENDCPDAAAIFVGDGDGTMSDNQETEALCPDVICMDDGGAGGKRAPVGIGGSLWSTDANASSSNETIEQDRDGDGYTSEEEEQECREDYGRGGYHPVKLGDLFLQRYHVIRKLGWGHFSTVWLSWDLEEKRYVALKIVKSAQHFSDTAKDEIHILKSILNADPEDPKRDKVVQLLNDFRITGVNGTHICMVFEVLGHNLLKLIMKSNYRGIPLANVKSIIRQVLEGLDYLHTKCKIIHTDIKPENVLVCVNECYVRKLACEATEMHAMGCKLPISLISAAPPQLQEQPVSQNMSKAKKKKLKKKAKMQTELIRQQMEHLQLLELGLENGDRSTTITSTITTGSAAAEGDDSTKAHGEGATITKPSVCSGTGYEMTSETERLLVNGAGGGVDGGGSSSSGEEDRQTPNASTLSSPSISEATSNNNEEALDRKSPTTDGAENDKETVGDNSDSKAAEKPSSSSSVSTANSKLHIGESVRKILSSVKEPKDPAFEVCDIDVKIADLGNACWVDKHFTEDIQTRQYRSLEVIIGAGYDTSADIWSTACMAFELATGDYLFEPFSGNDYCRDDDHIAHIIELLGPVPKRIALSGKNSSHAFNAKGVLKNISGLKPWGLVDVLIEKYEWPVEDAFEFSDFLKPMLDYDPKTRATAADCLQHSWLREKP from the coding sequence ATGAACACTAAATCCGATACGAACCGACACGTGCTGACAATAcaggcgaagaaaaagcgTCATAAGACGGGGAAGAGAAAGGGCAAACagacgacggcagcggcggcagcagcggcggcggcggcaaagacggccgcggcagcagcggcgcagAACACCGGCCACAACAACTATCACTCGACCACGGCgtccagtggtggtggtgctttcgTGGGTGCCGGAGTGCAGCGACAGCCGCCGGGAGCAAACAATGCGGAAAATGACTGTCCCGATGCGGCTGCAATTTTCGTAGGTGACGGTGATGGTACGATGAGTGACAATCAGGAAACGGAGGCCCTCTGTCCCGATGTGATTTGCATGGATGacggcggtgctggtggcaaGCGGGCACCGGTGGGTATCGGTGGCAGCCTCTGGTCAACCGATGCGAACGCCAGCTCatcgaacgaaacgatcgagcAGGACCGCGACGGGGACGGGTACACGAGCGAGGAAGAAGAGCAAGAGTGCCGGGAAGACTACGGTCGCGGGGGCTACCATCCGGTGAAGCTCGGCGATCTCTTCCTGCAGCGCTACCACGTCATTCGCAAGCTCGGCTGGGGACACTTCTCAACGGTCTGGCTGAGTTGGGATCTGGAAGAGAAGCGGTACGTGGCGCTCAAGATTGTGAAATCGGCTCAACACTTTAGTGACACGGCTAAGGACGAGATACACATCCTGAAATCGATCCTGAACGCCGATCCCGAGGATCCGAAACGTGACAAGGTGGTACAGCTGCTGAACGACTTTCGGATAACAGGCGTCAACGGGACGCACATCTGCATGGTGTTCGAAGTGCTGGGTCACAACCTGCTGAAGTTGATCATGAAATCCAACTACCGTGGCATTCCGCTGGCCAACGTGAAATCGATCATCCGGCAGGTGCTCGAGGGACTGGACTATCTGCACACGAAGTGCAAAATTATTCACACCGACATCAAGCCCGAGAACGTGCTGGTATGTGTGAACGAGTGCTACGTGCGTAAGCTGGCGTGCGAAGCGACGGAAATGCATGCGATGGGTTGCAAGCTGCCGATATCGCTCATCTCTGCTGCTCCGCCCCAGCTTCAGGAGCAACCAGTCAGCCAGAACATGAgcaaggcgaagaagaagaaactaaaaaagaaagcaaaaatgcAAACGGAACTGATCAGACAGCAAATGGAGCACCTTCAGCTGCTCGAACTGGGACTGGAGAATGGTGACCGTTCCACTACAATAACTAGTACTATAACAACAGGCAGTGCGGCGGCCGAGGGCGACGACTCAACGAAGGCACACGGCGAGGGCGCCACAATTACTAAGCCCAGCGTTTGCTCTGGGACCGGGTATGAGATGACTTCTGAAACGGAACGATTGTTAGTgaatggtgctggtggtggtgtcgacGGAGGTGggtcatcgtcatcgggtgAGGAGGATcgccaaacgccaaacgcTTCGACGCTCTCCAGTCCATCGATCAGTGAAGCCACATCCAATAACAATGAGGAAGCCTTGGACCGGAAATCGCCGACGACCGATGGTGCCGAAAACGATAAGGAAACCGTCGGTGATAATAGTGATTCGAAAGCGGCCGAAAAgccttcatcttcatcttccgTCTCTACCGCGAACTCGAAGTTGCACATTGGAGAATCAGTACGGAAAATATTGTCCTCGGTAAAAGAACCGAAAGATCCGGCATTCGAAGTGTGCGATATCGACGTCAAGATAGCCGATTTGGGAAATGCGTGTTGGGTGGACAAGCACTTCACCGAAGACATCCAGACGCGTCAGTATCGCTCGCTAGAGGTGATTATTGGTGCTGGTTACGATACATCGGCCGACATCTGGAGCACAGCGTGTATGGCTTTTGAACTGGCCACTGGTGACTATTTGTTCGAACCGTTTTCCGGGAACGATTACTGTCGTGATGACGATCACATTGCACACATTATCGAACTGCTGGGTCCGGTCCCAAAGCGCATTGCCCTTTCTGGGAAAAATTCGAGCCATGCGTTCAACGCTAAGGGTGTGCTGAAAAACATTTCCGGCTTGAAACCGTGGGGATTAGTGGACGTGCTGATTGAGAAGTACGAATGGCCAGTCGAGGACGCCTTCGAGTTTAGTGACTTTCTCAAGCCGATGTTGGACTACGACCCGAAGACGCGTGCAACCGCCGCCGATTGCTTGCAGCATTCGTGGCTACGGGAAAAGCCCTGA